DNA from Devosia yakushimensis:
CTCGAAGTGCTGAATTTCGATCAGCCGCCCGGCCCATTGGCCCGGCCGATCCAGCCCAGCGGCTTGTCGATGCAGCATTTTTTCGACAGCGATTTCGGCAAGTGGATCGAAGCGGCCAGCTATACGCTCAAGGCCCATCCCAATCCGGCGCTGGAAGAAAAGATCGACGAGATCGTCGCCAAGCTCGCCCAGGGCCAGATGGACGATGGGTATCTCAATTCCTGGTTCATCCGCCGCGAGCCGGACAAGCGCTGGACCAACCTGCGCGACCTGCATGAAATGTATTCCATGGGGCATCTGCTGGAGGGCGCGGTCGCCTATTTCGAGGCCACCGGCAAACGGGCCTTTCTCGATGTGATGATCAGGGCTGTCGATCATATCGAGGCCACCTTCGGCCGCGAGCCGGGCAAGCTGGTTGGATATGACGCCCACGAGGAAATCGAGCTGGCGCTGGTCAAGCTCTACCGCGTGACCAAGGACCCCCGGCACCTCGAACTCGCGCAATATTTCGTCGACGAGCGGGGCCAGATGCCCTCCTATTACGACGAGGAGGCGCGCCGCCGCGGCGATGATCCGGCGCATTACCACTACCAGACCTATGCCTATAGCCAGGCCCATATGCCGGTGCGCGAGCAGACCCAGGTGGTGGGCCATGCCGTGCGGGCCATGTATCTGTTCTCGGCCATGGCGGACCTGGCCTATGAAAGCAGCGATTTGACGCTGCTGACGGCTTCGGACCGGCTATTCGACAACCTCACCAGGCGCCAGCTCTATGTCACCGGCGGGCTGGGGCCATCGGGCGCCAATGAGGGCTTTACCCGCGAATATGACCTGCCCAACGAAACCGCCTATGCCGAGACCTGTGCCGCGGTGGCGCTGGCCTTTTGGGGCCATCGCATGGCCCAGATCGAGCTGGATGGCCGGTTTACCGACCATGTCGAGCTGGCCATCTTCAACGGTGCCCTGTCCGGCATTGCGCGCGATGGCGAGCACTATTTCTATGAGAATGTGCTGGAGAGCCACGGCCAGCACCGGCGCTGGAAATGGCATTACTGCCCCTGCTGCCCCACCAATATTGCCCGGCTGATCGCCTCGCTGGGCAGCTATTTCTATACGACCAAGCCGGATGAACTGGCGGTGCATCTCTATGGCGCCAATAGTGCCGAAGCCGAGATTGGCGGGCAGACGGTGCGGATTGCCCAGGAGACGGCCTATCCCTGGGATGGCGACATTGCGCTGACCCTTACCCCGGCGGCGCCCGCGCAGTTCACCTTGCGGCTGCGCCTGCCGGGCTGGTGCAGCAAGGCCAGCGTTGCGGTCAATGGCGAAGCGGTCGATGTGCGCACTGCCGAAAAGGGCTATCTCGCCATTGCCCGGCAATGGGCGGCGGGCGATGTGGTGCGGATCGGCTTCGACATGCCGGTCGAGCGCCTCCATGCCCATCCCGAGGTCAGCGAGGATGCCGGAAAAGTGGCGCTAAAGCGCGGGCCGGTGGTTTATTGCGCCGAAGAGGCCGATCTGGGTTTTGCCCCGCAATTGCTGGTGTTGCCGGCCGATGCCGAGATTGTGGCAGCGTTCGATCCCGATCTATTGGGGGGCGCCGTGCGGCTGTCGGCCACTGCCGGCAAGACCAGCCATGCTGGTTGGAACGGCCAGCTCTATCGGCGCGAACGGCCGGCAACCGAAGTGACGCAGCTGCGCGCCATCCCCTATCACCTCTGGGCCAACAGGCAGGCTGGCGGCATGGCCGTGTGGCTGCGCGAGCAATTCTGAGCCAATCGACGCACCGG
Protein-coding regions in this window:
- a CDS encoding glycoside hydrolase family 127 protein, coding for MTDLSQRYVPVDHAKVDFTGGFWESWTRTVREVTVPSQHRRLDEERFLEVLNFDQPPGPLARPIQPSGLSMQHFFDSDFGKWIEAASYTLKAHPNPALEEKIDEIVAKLAQGQMDDGYLNSWFIRREPDKRWTNLRDLHEMYSMGHLLEGAVAYFEATGKRAFLDVMIRAVDHIEATFGREPGKLVGYDAHEEIELALVKLYRVTKDPRHLELAQYFVDERGQMPSYYDEEARRRGDDPAHYHYQTYAYSQAHMPVREQTQVVGHAVRAMYLFSAMADLAYESSDLTLLTASDRLFDNLTRRQLYVTGGLGPSGANEGFTREYDLPNETAYAETCAAVALAFWGHRMAQIELDGRFTDHVELAIFNGALSGIARDGEHYFYENVLESHGQHRRWKWHYCPCCPTNIARLIASLGSYFYTTKPDELAVHLYGANSAEAEIGGQTVRIAQETAYPWDGDIALTLTPAAPAQFTLRLRLPGWCSKASVAVNGEAVDVRTAEKGYLAIARQWAAGDVVRIGFDMPVERLHAHPEVSEDAGKVALKRGPVVYCAEEADLGFAPQLLVLPADAEIVAAFDPDLLGGAVRLSATAGKTSHAGWNGQLYRRERPATEVTQLRAIPYHLWANRQAGGMAVWLREQF